Genomic segment of Saprospira sp. CCB-QB6:
TTATACGCAGGAGCAGCTCAAGGCGCTTGGTTTTGAGTCGGAATTGAAAATCATCAAGACGCAGGGCGATCGCATTCAGCACCTCAGCTTTGATAAGCTAGAAGGCAAGGGGTTTTTCACTAAAGAAATTGAGTCTGCTTTGTTGGAGGGCGAGATTGATTTGGCGGTGCATTCGATGAAAGACATGCCGACCACGCAGCCCAAAGGCTTAAAATTATCGGCTGTATCTTATCGGGATAAGGTGGCGGATTTGTTATTGATTCGCAAAGAAGTATTGGCGGAAAAAGAGCCCTTGGGTTTGCCGCTCAATGCGGTAGTTGGGACCTCTTCTGCGCGTAGAAAGGCCCAGATTTTAGATTTTCGTCCCGATTTGGAGATCAAGGATATTCGGGGCAATGTGCCTACTCGTTTGGCCAAGCTCAGAGAGGGGCAATTTGATGCGATATTGTTGGCTGCGGCTGGCGTCAATCGTTTAGAAATACCCTTAGAGGAGTTTCAGGTATTTGAATTTGACCCTAGAGAATTTGTGCCTGCTCCGGCCCAGGGGGTTTTGGTTTGGCAGTGTCGTTTGGAGGATTTGCAAACGCAGCGGATTCTGGCCAAATTGCATAAAAAAGAGGTAGTTGCTTGTACCAATGTAGAGCGTCGTTTGTTGCAGCTCTTTAATGGGGGCTGTCAGATGCCATTGGGGGCATATTGCTATAAAGAAAACGGCAGTTATCATGCTTATGCGGCAGTAGCCGAAAGCTGGAACAGTCCCGTAAAGCGGGTCCAACTATCGGCTTCTACCAATGCACAGTTAGCGGAGCGTTTATTTGCGCTCTTGCAAGAAGAAGTTTAGTTTTGATAAATTGTATCGCTGCGAAGGGGGAGGAGCATATCGAGTTCATTGACCTTATAGCGGCGAATAACCACCATGGGCTTAGCGCTCATAATAGGTTGTGAAGGGATC
This window contains:
- the hemC gene encoding hydroxymethylbilane synthase; this encodes MRKLIIGTRGSKLALWQAYYTQEQLKALGFESELKIIKTQGDRIQHLSFDKLEGKGFFTKEIESALLEGEIDLAVHSMKDMPTTQPKGLKLSAVSYRDKVADLLLIRKEVLAEKEPLGLPLNAVVGTSSARRKAQILDFRPDLEIKDIRGNVPTRLAKLREGQFDAILLAAAGVNRLEIPLEEFQVFEFDPREFVPAPAQGVLVWQCRLEDLQTQRILAKLHKKEVVACTNVERRLLQLFNGGCQMPLGAYCYKENGSYHAYAAVAESWNSPVKRVQLSASTNAQLAERLFALLQEEV